The following proteins come from a genomic window of Paenibacillus spongiae:
- a CDS encoding DUF4091 domain-containing protein, whose protein sequence is MQLSNDQKQFETRSISSLIKVFADEDLQAPPFTRASALAGETFSFQVAFRSSLTAKYVIRAEAESGIAADLSVRSVGLAPSEFPIYGNHDGNLLRSTPGLYPDPLFPLDAIGELVAPPQQWRAVWVTARLHQNAAAGIHPIHIRFVDAENNRIGEETFELEVLPAALPDQRLILTDWFHTDCLATYYGVEVFSERHWQIIDSYVQTAVRNGMNMILTPIFTPPLDTLVGGERPTVQLVDVEVTESGYRFGFERLARWIDLCTRAGIRYFEISHLFTQWGAKHAPKIVGMVNGEAQKLFGWETDATGEAYKGFLAALLPELTAFLEARQLKGRCYFHISDEPHSSQLEAYKSASDWVRPLIEGWPTLDALTDYPLYEQGLVQKPIPSSDHIGPFLENRVPGLWTYYCCAQYQKVSNRFFAMPSARNRVIGLQLYKFEIEGFLHWGYNFWYSQYSVKAIDPYRVTDAGGAFPSGDAFFVYPGEDGTPVESLRLAVFTEALQDLRALELLEGMVGRERTLAIMEEGLAEPLTFDNYPTDDIWLLACRERINAAIAAHARQAAGAS, encoded by the coding sequence ATGCAATTATCCAATGACCAGAAACAATTCGAAACCCGCAGCATAAGCTCGCTTATTAAAGTGTTTGCAGACGAGGACCTGCAGGCGCCGCCATTCACCCGCGCTTCCGCGTTAGCCGGCGAGACGTTCTCGTTCCAAGTGGCTTTCCGCTCCTCGCTTACGGCTAAATATGTGATACGCGCAGAAGCGGAAAGCGGCATAGCAGCCGATCTGTCGGTCCGCTCGGTCGGACTGGCCCCTTCGGAGTTTCCGATATACGGCAATCACGACGGCAACTTGCTGCGCAGCACGCCCGGATTATATCCGGATCCGCTGTTTCCGCTGGATGCGATTGGCGAGCTAGTGGCTCCTCCACAGCAGTGGCGCGCGGTATGGGTGACCGCCCGGCTTCATCAGAATGCGGCAGCGGGCATTCACCCGATTCATATCCGCTTTGTCGATGCCGAGAATAATCGGATTGGCGAGGAAACTTTCGAACTGGAGGTGCTGCCGGCCGCGCTGCCGGATCAGCGGCTCATCCTGACGGATTGGTTCCATACCGACTGCTTGGCCACCTATTACGGTGTAGAAGTATTTAGCGAACGCCACTGGCAAATCATTGATTCCTATGTACAAACGGCCGTGCGCAATGGCATGAACATGATTCTGACGCCAATATTCACGCCGCCGCTCGATACGCTGGTCGGCGGGGAGCGCCCGACGGTTCAGCTCGTCGACGTCGAAGTAACGGAATCGGGCTATCGATTCGGTTTCGAACGGCTTGCGCGGTGGATCGATCTTTGTACCCGGGCGGGTATCCGCTACTTCGAGATATCTCACCTGTTTACGCAATGGGGCGCGAAGCACGCGCCGAAGATCGTCGGCATGGTGAATGGCGAAGCGCAGAAGCTCTTCGGCTGGGAGACCGATGCGACAGGCGAAGCATACAAGGGCTTCCTCGCCGCGCTGCTCCCCGAGCTGACCGCTTTCCTGGAGGCCCGGCAGCTGAAGGGGCGCTGCTACTTCCACATCTCGGACGAGCCGCACAGCTCGCAGCTCGAAGCATACAAGAGCGCAAGCGACTGGGTTCGCCCGCTCATCGAAGGGTGGCCGACGCTCGATGCCTTGACCGATTACCCGCTGTATGAGCAGGGTCTCGTGCAGAAGCCGATTCCGTCCTCCGATCACATCGGACCTTTCCTGGAGAACCGGGTACCCGGTCTATGGACTTATTATTGCTGCGCGCAATATCAGAAAGTATCCAACCGCTTCTTCGCGATGCCATCGGCCCGCAACCGCGTGATCGGCCTGCAGCTGTACAAGTTTGAAATCGAGGGCTTTCTCCATTGGGGATATAATTTCTGGTACTCGCAGTATTCGGTGAAGGCTATCGATCCATACCGGGTGACCGATGCCGGCGGCGCATTCCCTTCCGGCGACGCGTTCTTCGTCTATCCGGGCGAAGACGGAACCCCGGTGGAATCGCTGCGGCTCGCGGTATTCACCGAAGCGCTGCAGGATTTGCGCGCGCTAGAGCTGCTCGAGGGCATGGTCGGAAGAGAGCGGACGCTCGCGATTATGGAGGAAGGCTTGGCTGAGCCGCTCACCTTCGACAATTATCCGACAGACGATATTTGGCTGCTTGCCTGCCGAGAGCGGATCAATGCCGCTATTGCGGCACATGCCCGCCAGGCTGCCGGCGCCTCGTAG
- a CDS encoding Gfo/Idh/MocA family protein has product MRLGVIGYGNRIRHMINEVIRQDPSCALTAIVDVRQDALRQELRDQNDGIQYFSTPEDMLDSGAVDGVFIGTRCSLHTPMALKVLPTGLPLYLEKPVATNMEDLYRLKAAYEASQSGVVVSFPLRLTTIVQLVQEIVASGKIGTIEHVQAVNNVPYGNVYYQSWYRDEQETGGLFLQKATHDFDYLNAILGQKPTDICAMVSKQIFKGTKPAGLTCSACEENQTCPESSLLRKDYTKHEWTQCCFAEDTGNEDSGSALIRYESGMHVSYSQNFFARRGAGARGARFMGYKGTIEFDFYTGIVKVHMHHTPRVETYELTAGDDHFGGDPLLAKNFIDIMQNGSPSLSSLDDGLTSALMCLAAKKSAETGTFQPVSWTAQASKAASV; this is encoded by the coding sequence ATGAGATTAGGTGTAATCGGCTACGGCAACCGCATTCGGCACATGATTAACGAGGTTATCCGGCAGGATCCAAGCTGCGCGTTGACAGCTATCGTCGATGTCAGACAGGACGCCCTCCGTCAGGAGCTTCGCGATCAGAATGACGGTATCCAATACTTCTCGACACCGGAAGACATGCTGGACTCCGGCGCCGTTGACGGCGTGTTCATCGGCACCCGCTGCTCGCTGCACACCCCTATGGCGCTCAAAGTGCTGCCCACCGGACTGCCGCTCTATCTCGAGAAGCCGGTAGCGACGAACATGGAGGATCTGTACCGGTTGAAGGCCGCATACGAGGCATCCCAATCCGGCGTCGTCGTATCCTTCCCTCTCCGGCTGACGACGATCGTGCAGCTCGTGCAAGAGATCGTAGCTTCCGGCAAAATCGGCACGATCGAGCATGTTCAGGCCGTTAATAATGTGCCGTATGGCAACGTTTATTATCAGAGCTGGTACCGTGACGAGCAGGAAACCGGCGGATTGTTTTTGCAGAAAGCCACACATGATTTCGATTATCTTAACGCCATTCTCGGCCAGAAGCCGACGGACATTTGCGCGATGGTATCCAAGCAGATCTTCAAGGGAACCAAGCCCGCCGGCCTAACCTGCTCGGCATGCGAGGAGAATCAGACCTGTCCGGAGAGCTCGCTGCTCCGGAAGGATTATACGAAGCATGAATGGACGCAGTGCTGCTTCGCCGAAGATACCGGCAACGAGGATTCCGGCAGCGCGCTCATCCGTTATGAGTCGGGCATGCATGTTTCCTATTCCCAGAATTTCTTCGCACGCCGCGGAGCCGGGGCCCGGGGAGCGCGCTTCATGGGATATAAGGGGACGATCGAATTCGATTTCTATACCGGCATCGTCAAGGTCCATATGCACCATACCCCGCGTGTCGAAACCTATGAGCTGACAGCAGGCGACGATCACTTCGGCGGAGACCCGCTGCTGGCCAAGAACTTTATTGATATTATGCAAAATGGCTCACCTTCCCTGTCCTCCCTCGATGACGGGCTAACAAGCGCATTGATGTGTCTGGCCGCCAAGAAATCAGCTGAAACCGGCACATTCCAGCCGGTATCGTGGACAGCTCAAGCAAGTAAAGCAGCATCCGTATAA
- a CDS encoding AraC family transcriptional regulator produces the protein MPSYTELNNMKRTSLEQTIVINKIITMFYAEREKDYEFHGEFHDFWEFLYVDKGEIVVTADDTVHSLSQGSIIFHKPNEFHRFHAAKGTAPNFIVMTFDCDSQAMRRFDGQIIRLEDEERNLLAQIIAEGQNAFHYPFDHPLRRREDAPVGSEQVMQNYLEIFLIRLLRRNVFRDAPKGLSTIAREKRRDELTQQIIAYMEANVGQNLTVAGIADHFHISRTQVTEIFKDNTGHSMKEYFNKLKMERAKRYIREKTGSLTEIADMLGFSSIHAFSGTFKKWTGMSPSEYARSVIARV, from the coding sequence ATGCCATCATACACCGAATTGAACAACATGAAACGAACGTCGCTCGAGCAGACGATTGTCATCAATAAGATCATTACCATGTTCTATGCCGAGCGGGAGAAGGACTACGAGTTTCATGGCGAGTTTCATGATTTCTGGGAATTTCTCTATGTGGACAAAGGGGAAATTGTCGTCACAGCCGATGATACGGTACACAGCTTATCGCAGGGCAGCATTATTTTCCATAAGCCGAATGAATTCCACCGGTTCCATGCGGCGAAGGGGACTGCGCCGAACTTTATCGTCATGACGTTCGACTGCGATTCGCAGGCGATGAGGCGGTTCGACGGTCAAATTATCCGGCTCGAGGACGAGGAACGGAATTTGCTCGCGCAAATTATTGCGGAAGGGCAGAATGCCTTCCATTATCCGTTCGATCATCCTTTGCGGCGGCGGGAGGATGCGCCGGTCGGCAGCGAGCAGGTGATGCAGAACTATCTGGAAATCTTTCTGATCCGGCTGCTGAGACGTAACGTATTCCGGGATGCTCCCAAGGGCTTGTCCACGATCGCACGCGAAAAACGCAGGGACGAGCTGACGCAGCAGATTATCGCCTATATGGAAGCCAATGTCGGCCAGAATCTGACTGTCGCAGGCATTGCCGATCATTTTCACATTAGCCGGACGCAGGTAACGGAGATCTTCAAGGACAATACCGGTCACTCGATGAAGGAATATTTCAATAAGCTGAAGATGGAGCGTGCCAAGCGGTATATACGGGAGAAAACCGGCAGCCTTACGGAAATTGCCGATATGCTTGGTTTCAGCTCGATTCACGCCTTCTCGGGAACCTTCAAGAAATGGACGGGCATGAGTCCCTCCGAGTACGCCCGGTCCGTCATCGCCCGCGTCTAA
- a CDS encoding 1-phosphofructokinase family hexose kinase, with amino-acid sequence MPLTRHITTVTLNAAIDKTYFVPDLVPGKANRASRTIAQAGGKGINAARVAHALGEPVIATGFAAGLNGQMIRSGLTQEGIPHSFVEAAGESRTCLNLLNEATGESLEILEAGIQIGEDDCERLFTHVKELAATSSVIVMSGSIPSGGSPDIYRRLIEAVKEFRVPVILDTSGEALLSGIQAAPFMIKPNKEEAARLTSEAAKDDAEGDERLHETIRYLAQANQIPCIAVSLGEKGAVALYQGKLYSVSAAKVQAVNPVGSGDAFVAGFAVSLHRGYDIASSLMLASACGASNSLHSAAGIVLPDEVAALIEQIEVRELADL; translated from the coding sequence ATGCCACTGACCAGACATATCACGACCGTCACCTTGAATGCGGCCATCGACAAGACGTATTTCGTTCCCGATCTCGTTCCCGGCAAAGCCAACCGCGCCTCCCGCACGATTGCACAGGCAGGGGGCAAAGGCATCAACGCCGCCCGCGTAGCCCATGCGCTCGGCGAGCCGGTTATCGCGACCGGCTTCGCGGCCGGCTTGAACGGCCAGATGATCCGCAGCGGGCTTACGCAGGAAGGCATCCCACACAGCTTCGTGGAAGCAGCCGGCGAATCCCGTACCTGCCTGAATCTATTGAACGAAGCAACCGGAGAATCGCTGGAAATACTCGAGGCCGGCATACAGATCGGGGAGGACGACTGCGAGCGGCTATTTACGCATGTGAAGGAGCTGGCCGCGACCTCTTCGGTCATTGTCATGTCGGGCAGCATTCCATCGGGCGGAAGCCCGGATATCTATCGGCGGTTAATCGAGGCTGTGAAGGAATTCCGTGTGCCAGTCATTCTCGATACAAGCGGCGAAGCGCTGCTGAGCGGCATTCAAGCCGCTCCCTTCATGATCAAACCGAACAAGGAAGAAGCGGCGCGCCTGACATCGGAAGCAGCTAAGGACGATGCCGAAGGCGATGAGCGGCTGCATGAAACCATCCGTTATCTCGCGCAGGCCAACCAAATTCCATGCATCGCCGTATCGCTCGGAGAGAAAGGCGCCGTCGCCCTCTATCAGGGCAAGCTCTATTCCGTCAGCGCCGCCAAGGTACAAGCCGTCAATCCGGTCGGCAGCGGAGATGCGTTCGTGGCCGGATTCGCCGTCTCGCTCCACCGCGGGTACGACATCGCTTCGTCGCTCATGCTGGCTTCCGCTTGCGGTGCCTCCAATTCCCTTCATTCCGCGGCAGGCATCGTGCTGCCCGATGAAGTCGCCGCCCTGATCGAGCAGATCGAGGTTCGCGAGCTGGCAGACCTGTAA
- a CDS encoding DeoR/GlpR family DNA-binding transcription regulator, protein MTTPPLPKAEARRQQLLQLLKLHKKLSIHEMINYMNCSEATVRRDLDLLEQTGEIFRTAGGARYNDPLRGVSFHEKEQLYWKEKEFIAAKAASLVQQGDIIGLTGGTTTFLIARALKDRHEITVVTNAVNIAMELAESPKVQVVLTGGVMSSETFELSGPLAEAKLEGLYINKMFIGVDGIHSSTGLTTHSELEARMAQIMMSRSDSAIAVFDGSKANKSSIFPINPLGMLEAIVCNTPLTGELLAACEQEGITMHIADTNPEPSMPSLHFTGGN, encoded by the coding sequence ATGACAACCCCGCCACTGCCGAAGGCCGAGGCTAGACGGCAGCAGCTTCTTCAACTGCTGAAGCTGCACAAGAAGCTCAGCATTCACGAGATGATTAACTATATGAACTGCTCGGAAGCAACCGTCCGCCGCGACCTGGATCTGCTGGAGCAGACCGGCGAAATCTTCCGGACGGCCGGGGGCGCCCGCTATAACGACCCGCTCCGGGGAGTGAGCTTCCACGAGAAAGAACAGCTGTATTGGAAAGAGAAGGAGTTTATCGCCGCCAAGGCGGCATCGCTCGTCCAGCAGGGCGATATCATCGGCTTGACCGGGGGCACGACGACCTTCCTGATCGCCCGGGCGCTGAAGGACCGCCATGAGATAACGGTCGTCACGAATGCCGTCAACATTGCCATGGAGCTGGCCGAGAGCCCGAAGGTCCAGGTCGTGCTTACCGGCGGCGTCATGAGCAGCGAAACGTTCGAGCTCTCCGGCCCTCTCGCCGAGGCGAAGCTGGAAGGACTGTATATTAATAAAATGTTTATCGGCGTCGACGGCATCCACTCTTCGACCGGGCTGACGACCCACTCCGAACTGGAAGCCCGGATGGCGCAAATTATGATGAGCCGTTCCGATAGCGCCATCGCGGTATTCGACGGATCCAAGGCGAACAAGAGCTCCATCTTCCCGATCAATCCCCTTGGGATGCTGGAAGCCATCGTCTGCAATACGCCGCTGACAGGAGAACTGCTGGCCGCATGCGAGCAGGAAGGCATTACCATGCATATCGCCGATACGAATCCGGAGCCGTCCATGCCGTCATTGCATTTCACAGGAGGTAACTAA
- a CDS encoding ROK family protein: protein MKRYAFGFDIGGTNIVCGLVDREGEIVWGRKVPTEADKGNDHVMAVVASCVEIGLSESGVAKDDIVGIGIGMPGLVDPERGISVLSSNLHFRNYPVLAKLRELTGMQVCMENDVRMYVYGEAVAGAGRNRRHVFGLTVGTGLATAMVNDGKLYQGGGDFSGELGHVPIEGIEYGCNCGLTGCLETVVSATGLARQAREAVLSGKRTMLADLKEDPEQLKAADVSTAYDAGDEVAIAIMNRTGVTLGKALSYVVPLLSPDIIVLGGGVLHAGERFMKPVRETLFERIMPIYRERLELAAAQRNEDAGVLGSSGWAFRQFGS from the coding sequence ATGAAGCGTTATGCTTTCGGATTCGATATCGGCGGTACGAATATCGTTTGCGGGCTGGTCGACAGAGAGGGTGAAATCGTCTGGGGGCGCAAGGTGCCTACAGAGGCGGATAAGGGGAACGACCATGTGATGGCGGTAGTTGCTTCCTGTGTGGAGATAGGGCTCTCGGAGTCCGGAGTCGCCAAGGATGATATCGTAGGCATCGGCATCGGCATGCCTGGACTGGTCGATCCGGAGCGGGGCATCAGCGTTCTGTCTTCCAATTTGCATTTTCGCAATTATCCCGTCCTTGCCAAGCTGCGGGAACTGACCGGCATGCAGGTGTGCATGGAGAACGATGTGCGCATGTATGTTTATGGGGAAGCTGTCGCAGGCGCAGGGCGCAACCGGCGCCATGTGTTCGGATTGACGGTCGGCACGGGACTCGCGACCGCCATGGTGAACGACGGCAAGCTCTACCAGGGCGGAGGAGACTTCTCCGGCGAGCTCGGGCATGTTCCGATCGAGGGAATCGAGTACGGCTGCAACTGCGGGCTGACCGGCTGCCTGGAGACGGTGGTATCCGCGACCGGCCTGGCCAGGCAAGCGAGAGAGGCGGTATTGTCGGGGAAGCGGACGATGTTAGCCGATCTGAAGGAGGATCCAGAGCAGCTGAAGGCGGCGGATGTATCCACCGCTTACGATGCCGGAGACGAGGTAGCCATTGCGATCATGAACCGGACCGGCGTCACCTTGGGCAAGGCGCTCTCGTACGTAGTGCCGCTTCTCAGCCCGGATATTATCGTATTGGGCGGCGGTGTCCTGCATGCGGGCGAACGGTTCATGAAGCCCGTCCGGGAGACGCTGTTCGAACGCATCATGCCGATCTACCGCGAACGCCTTGAGCTGGCTGCCGCGCAGCGCAATGAGGATGCCGGCGTCCTCGGCAGCTCCGGTTGGGCGTTCCGCCAATTCGGCTCATAA
- a CDS encoding DUF6953 family protein, which produces MEYTADTVAQWMFKELQETGMLYQEQAVDYISKHFGESFVYVNENGNRSIDKEVKKAFKKLHRGRAAWERDGFFWGWS; this is translated from the coding sequence GTGGAATATACAGCGGACACCGTTGCGCAGTGGATGTTTAAGGAGCTGCAGGAGACGGGCATGTTATACCAGGAACAGGCCGTGGATTACATCTCGAAGCACTTTGGCGAATCGTTTGTCTATGTGAACGAGAACGGCAACCGTTCGATCGACAAGGAAGTCAAGAAAGCATTCAAGAAGCTGCATCGCGGACGGGCGGCCTGGGAGAGAGACGGATTCTTCTGGGGCTGGTCCTAA
- a CDS encoding DUF1761 domain-containing protein — translation MVDFAQINYVAVILATIATMILGFLWYTPVLFGNAWMKQLGMKPEEMSGGGPMTYILTAVTAIVGVFVLALLLTLGEETTVWSGLCVGLLIGIAVSAKIGMNYLFEGRKLGLYLITIGYHLVSFIVSGIIIGAMQG, via the coding sequence ATGGTTGATTTTGCGCAAATCAATTATGTGGCGGTCATTCTCGCAACGATAGCCACGATGATTCTAGGATTCTTGTGGTATACGCCGGTATTATTCGGTAACGCTTGGATGAAGCAGCTCGGAATGAAGCCGGAGGAGATGTCCGGCGGCGGACCGATGACGTATATCCTCACGGCCGTAACCGCCATTGTCGGGGTATTCGTATTGGCGCTGCTGCTGACACTCGGCGAGGAGACAACCGTCTGGTCCGGATTATGCGTCGGATTGCTGATCGGCATCGCCGTCTCGGCCAAGATCGGCATGAATTATTTGTTCGAAGGCCGTAAGCTCGGTCTCTATCTCATTACGATCGGCTATCATCTCGTATCCTTCATCGTCTCGGGCATCATTATCGGTGCCATGCAGGGATAA
- a CDS encoding MarR family winged helix-turn-helix transcriptional regulator: protein MQVNAQLVELPALFKSLVKKMTHEWNCKVEDQLSMTQFRMLYLLKVAGLSKPHELAESLGVTPGAITGIVDKMIQKGYIVRHRDSEDRRVVRLAITEAGEQYIEILIEKRKQVISNFFNRLPEEDVEHLRRILTTLLEQVHDKEEL from the coding sequence ATGCAGGTTAATGCTCAACTGGTCGAGCTCCCTGCACTATTCAAAAGTCTAGTCAAAAAAATGACGCATGAGTGGAACTGCAAAGTCGAAGATCAGCTTTCAATGACACAATTTCGTATGCTTTATTTACTTAAGGTTGCGGGCCTCAGCAAGCCGCATGAGCTAGCGGAGTCGCTCGGCGTAACGCCTGGCGCCATAACCGGAATCGTCGATAAGATGATTCAAAAAGGGTATATCGTCCGTCATCGTGACAGTGAGGACCGCAGAGTTGTCCGTCTCGCGATTACCGAAGCCGGCGAGCAATATATCGAGATTCTGATTGAAAAGCGGAAGCAGGTCATCTCCAATTTCTTCAATCGCTTGCCGGAAGAAGATGTCGAGCATTTAAGACGTATTTTAACCACATTATTAGAACAGGTTCACGATAAGGAGGAATTATAA
- a CDS encoding MDR family MFS transporter, translating to MDELSHKRKVTIMVGIIAAMFFAAINQTIVSTAMPRIIAQLGGMDYYTWVITIYMLTSTIATVLVGKLSDIYGRKPFILIGIVFFMIGAFLSGFSKDIIQMITYRGIQGIGAGIIMSSAFTAVGDLFAPRERGKWTGVMMAVFGFSSVLGPTLGGWIVDHMNWEWVFWIFLPLGIIAFILILVLFPKVPRKESESIDYWGSLFLTLTIVPLLLGFSWAGTKYAWGSEQIIGLFAAAVVFLILFIFAELKAKSPALPLSLFRNDIVTISNLAGFLMNAGMMGALIYLPFFVQGVEGISPTYSGYVTMPMSITMVVISAFTGKWITKSGKYKRYAMLGLPVMIIGMVMMAYMSTIWVAVLAMIVFGIGLGLGMPVFSLTVQNAVRPDQLGVVTASNQLFRNMGGTIGIAVMGTIMATSLKNNLTSVMKSGGGVDLSKVDPEVAKQLAEFQNPQMLLDQPKLEHLQTTLPADIQPLFAKMIDMLRSALADSLTTVFLSGAALLVVAIVLVAFLREIPLRTSNRMPGEEQMGESNSQGGVKEAAVNRG from the coding sequence GTGGATGAGTTATCTCATAAGCGGAAAGTGACCATCATGGTCGGCATTATAGCCGCGATGTTCTTTGCCGCAATCAACCAAACGATCGTAAGTACGGCAATGCCGCGAATTATCGCGCAGCTCGGGGGAATGGATTACTACACATGGGTCATTACGATCTATATGTTGACTTCGACCATTGCAACCGTGCTTGTCGGAAAGTTATCCGATATTTATGGACGGAAGCCCTTCATATTGATAGGTATCGTATTTTTTATGATCGGTGCGTTCTTGTCCGGCTTTTCCAAAGATATTATTCAAATGATTACGTATCGCGGTATTCAAGGGATTGGTGCCGGGATTATTATGTCATCGGCCTTCACGGCTGTCGGTGACTTGTTCGCGCCGCGTGAGCGCGGCAAATGGACGGGTGTCATGATGGCCGTCTTCGGCTTCTCCAGCGTGCTTGGCCCGACTCTTGGCGGATGGATCGTCGATCATATGAACTGGGAATGGGTCTTCTGGATCTTCCTGCCGCTTGGCATCATCGCCTTTATCCTTATTCTTGTGCTCTTTCCAAAAGTGCCACGTAAAGAATCGGAATCCATTGACTACTGGGGCTCACTGTTTCTTACCTTGACGATTGTGCCTCTTCTTCTCGGTTTTTCGTGGGCGGGTACCAAATATGCATGGGGCTCCGAGCAAATCATCGGGTTGTTCGCAGCCGCGGTTGTATTCTTGATCTTATTCATCTTCGCCGAGCTTAAGGCCAAAAGCCCTGCGCTTCCGTTATCTCTATTCCGCAACGACATTGTAACCATATCGAATTTAGCCGGGTTCCTGATGAATGCAGGGATGATGGGTGCGCTAATCTACCTGCCGTTCTTCGTACAAGGGGTTGAAGGAATCTCCCCGACATACTCCGGTTATGTGACAATGCCAATGTCGATCACGATGGTCGTTATTAGCGCCTTCACAGGAAAGTGGATTACAAAGTCGGGCAAATATAAACGTTATGCCATGCTGGGACTACCGGTTATGATTATTGGGATGGTCATGATGGCGTATATGAGCACGATCTGGGTAGCTGTTCTGGCGATGATCGTCTTCGGAATCGGTCTTGGCCTAGGCATGCCGGTATTCTCGCTGACGGTTCAGAATGCCGTTCGGCCCGATCAGCTCGGCGTTGTTACCGCGTCCAACCAATTGTTCCGCAACATGGGCGGTACGATCGGCATCGCGGTCATGGGGACGATTATGGCGACCAGCTTGAAGAACAATCTGACCTCCGTCATGAAATCCGGCGGCGGCGTCGACCTGTCCAAGGTCGATCCGGAAGTCGCGAAGCAGCTGGCTGAATTCCAGAATCCGCAGATGCTGCTCGATCAACCGAAGCTGGAGCACTTGCAAACGACACTGCCGGCGGACATTCAGCCGCTGTTCGCGAAGATGATCGACATGCTCCGCAGCGCTCTGGCCGACTCGCTGACGACCGTCTTTCTATCTGGAGCCGCGCTGCTTGTCGTAGCGATTGTGCTTGTCGCCTTCTTGCGTGAAATTCCGCTTCGTACTTCCAACCGGATGCCGGGGGAGGAACAGATGGGTGAATCGAATTCGCAAGGCGGCGTCAAGGAAGCTGCTGTCAACCGCGGATAA